In Holophagales bacterium, one DNA window encodes the following:
- a CDS encoding ester cyclase, producing MSSCEENKRVVRRFVEEMVNTGDVTRMADVVSPDCVETDGLVRVASGVAGMAEHVRAVRAIYADLHLTIERQIAEGEWVATSVTARGTHAREWLGMAPTGRSMVFTGVNVDRVVDGRIVEHGGAANMLLPFLAAGALEPVG from the coding sequence ATGAGCTCTTGCGAGGAGAACAAGCGGGTGGTGAGGCGCTTCGTCGAGGAGATGGTCAACACCGGCGACGTCACCCGGATGGCTGACGTCGTCTCGCCCGACTGCGTCGAGACCGACGGCCTCGTGCGCGTGGCAAGCGGCGTCGCCGGAATGGCCGAGCACGTGCGGGCCGTGCGCGCGATCTACGCCGATCTGCACCTGACCATCGAGCGACAGATCGCCGAGGGCGAGTGGGTCGCCACGAGCGTCACCGCGCGCGGCACGCACGCGCGCGAGTGGCTCGGCATGGCGCCGACCGGTCGCTCGATGGTCTTCACCGGCGTCAACGTCGACCGGGTCGTCGACGGCCGCATCGTCGAGCATGGCGGCGCCGCCAACATGCTCCTGCCCTTCCTCGCAGCCGGCGCCCTCGAGCCGGTCGGCTGA
- a CDS encoding DHCW motif cupin fold protein yields MFLRAVVAFLALPGVVAFAVPFLLAEREGHEPVPLPLGGALFVLGTIALLGCVRDFYVAGRGTLAPWAPPTRLVRVGLYRFSRNPMYLSVLLVLVAWAVTFRSPALALYAVAVALAFHLRVVYGEEPWLAKRHGNAWHAYTAVVPRWLLRLPTFGNRGRRRGVSFGEEEKGMEMTGIPFEVTEWSLVAPTMHPGERGVATWRTRQCGAIRVRMVEYSPGYLADHWCSKGHVLLCVEGELHTELRDGRTFTLRPGTSYQVADGAEPHRSSTAVGARLFIVD; encoded by the coding sequence TTGTTCCTCCGCGCCGTCGTCGCCTTTCTGGCCTTGCCCGGTGTCGTGGCGTTCGCGGTGCCCTTCCTTCTCGCCGAGCGGGAGGGGCACGAGCCGGTGCCGCTGCCGCTCGGCGGTGCGCTCTTCGTGCTCGGCACGATCGCCCTGCTCGGCTGCGTCCGCGACTTCTACGTCGCCGGCCGCGGAACGCTCGCGCCCTGGGCTCCGCCGACGCGCCTCGTCCGCGTCGGCCTCTATCGCTTCTCGCGCAACCCGATGTACCTCTCGGTCCTCCTCGTCCTCGTCGCCTGGGCGGTCACCTTCCGCTCGCCAGCTCTCGCCCTCTACGCCGTCGCGGTCGCGCTCGCCTTCCACCTCCGCGTCGTCTACGGCGAGGAGCCGTGGCTGGCAAAGCGTCACGGCAACGCGTGGCACGCCTACACCGCCGTCGTTCCGCGCTGGCTGCTCCGCCTGCCGACCTTCGGCAACCGAGGCCGCCGCCGCGGCGTATCCTTCGGAGAGGAGGAGAAGGGCATGGAGATGACCGGGATCCCCTTCGAGGTTACGGAGTGGTCGCTCGTCGCACCGACGATGCATCCGGGCGAGCGGGGCGTCGCCACCTGGCGGACGCGACAGTGTGGGGCGATCCGTGTTCGCATGGTCGAGTACTCGCCGGGCTACCTTGCCGACCACTGGTGCAGCAAGGGCCACGTGCTGCTCTGCGTCGAAGGTGAGCTGCATACGGAGCTGCGCGACGGACGGACCTTCACGCTGCGCCCCGGCACGAGCTACCAGGTCGCCGACGGTGCCGAGCCCCATCGCTCCTCGACGGCAGTCGGCGCGCGGCTGTTCATCGTCGATTGA
- a CDS encoding TfoX/Sxy family protein encodes MATDASFMEYVSEQAGLGGRLTYRKMFGEYALYLDGVVVAFACDNQVFLKPTPAGEALAPSAAMLPAYPGSKLYLRLADELDDSELFARLLIATAAALPPPKPKGKAKSSAKAKGTTETKAKAKPKARTKTTAARTRKSPG; translated from the coding sequence ATGGCCACCGATGCCTCGTTCATGGAATACGTCAGCGAGCAGGCCGGGCTCGGCGGCCGGCTGACCTACCGCAAGATGTTCGGCGAGTACGCGCTCTACCTCGACGGCGTCGTCGTCGCCTTCGCTTGCGACAACCAGGTCTTCCTCAAGCCGACGCCGGCCGGGGAGGCGCTCGCACCGTCTGCCGCGATGCTGCCGGCCTATCCCGGTTCGAAGCTCTACCTGCGACTCGCCGACGAGCTCGACGACAGCGAGCTCTTCGCGCGTCTGCTGATCGCCACCGCGGCAGCGCTTCCTCCGCCGAAGCCGAAGGGGAAGGCGAAGTCGAGCGCCAAGGCGAAGGGCACAACCGAGACGAAGGCCAAGGCCAAGCCGAAGGCCAGGACGAAGACGACGGCGGCACGGACTCGGAAGTCGCCAGGGTGA
- a CDS encoding PAS domain S-box protein codes for MTTAPTPPVGALPRAEALLERLVESAHDAIVVLDQEVRVTRWNAAAERIFGRTRDEMIGADLFDVLAPVPALGEARARFARFLRAEGDTAGGRTLEVTARRADGSEIPVEMSISAVRLDGAWHVLGIVRDLSERKRAQEALERSDQLRKLALKIGQVGAFDADLETGKASWTAEIDRIWGLPPGFDGDLPAFCWTLVHPDDLARTRDGYREAVKSGAMRMSEFRIVRPDGEVRCIRWLGQVIADERTGARRFVGVNLDVTEAKRAEVERAGLLRFFEGMDRVSRALQATNNIEEAARCALDVVLSILDCDRASLIYPCDPEAETWTVPIERTRPEYPGVLALGLDLPIESETKGVFRALLESRGPVSFGQDPAMPLPGAVAAEFGIQSQLAMAIFPKGRRPWMFVVHQCSHPRVWSPEDVRLFEAIGHRLGDSLTNLLAFRELRESELRLRTLVETIPDLVWLKDPQGVYLSCNPQFERLYGASEAEIVGKTDDAFVSREMADFFRRHDRRAMAVGGPIRNEEWLTFADGGYRGLFETVKTPMVDAGGSLVGVLGVARDISERKAAEDELRATRDEIHRLNAELEARVRERTQQLEAASLDLESFSYSVSHDLRTPLRAIDGYAALLAEEYEPHFDAEALRLFARIRENAQRMGRLIDGILDFSRAGRVSLALADLEMASLAREAWQGLEPRWQGRAVELRIHELPQAAGDAVAVRQIFENLLGNALKFTRSRELAVIEVGGERSGEEVTFYVRDNGEGYDPAFATNLFGLFHRLHRPEEVEGTGVGLAIVKRFVEKLGGRVWTEGRPGEGATFWFTLQPPNGRGRSIDPS; via the coding sequence TTGACGACGGCGCCGACTCCTCCCGTGGGCGCGCTTCCGCGCGCCGAGGCGCTTCTCGAGCGGCTCGTCGAGAGCGCGCACGACGCCATCGTCGTGCTCGACCAGGAGGTTCGCGTCACTCGCTGGAACGCCGCGGCCGAGCGGATCTTCGGCCGGACGCGCGACGAGATGATCGGGGCGGACCTTTTCGACGTCCTCGCCCCGGTCCCGGCGCTGGGCGAGGCCCGCGCCAGGTTCGCCCGGTTCCTGCGAGCCGAGGGCGACACGGCGGGAGGTCGGACGCTCGAGGTGACCGCTCGGCGCGCCGACGGCAGCGAGATCCCGGTCGAGATGTCGATCTCCGCGGTCCGCCTCGACGGCGCGTGGCACGTCCTCGGCATTGTCCGCGACCTCAGCGAGCGCAAGCGCGCCCAGGAGGCGCTCGAGCGGAGCGACCAACTGCGCAAGCTCGCGCTCAAGATCGGTCAGGTCGGCGCCTTCGATGCCGATCTGGAGACCGGGAAGGCGAGTTGGACGGCGGAGATCGACCGCATCTGGGGCCTCCCGCCGGGGTTCGACGGCGACCTCCCGGCCTTCTGCTGGACGCTCGTCCACCCCGACGATCTGGCGCGCACTCGCGACGGCTACCGCGAAGCGGTGAAGAGCGGCGCGATGCGGATGAGCGAGTTCCGCATCGTCCGTCCGGATGGCGAGGTGCGCTGCATTCGCTGGCTCGGCCAGGTGATCGCCGACGAGAGGACGGGGGCGCGCCGGTTCGTCGGCGTCAACCTCGACGTCACCGAGGCGAAGCGGGCCGAGGTGGAGCGAGCCGGACTCCTCCGCTTCTTCGAGGGGATGGACCGGGTCAGTCGGGCGCTCCAGGCGACCAACAACATCGAAGAGGCGGCAAGGTGTGCCCTGGATGTCGTGCTGTCGATTCTCGACTGCGACCGGGCAAGCCTCATCTACCCCTGCGATCCCGAGGCCGAGACCTGGACGGTGCCGATCGAGCGGACGCGACCGGAGTATCCGGGGGTGCTCGCTCTCGGTCTCGACTTGCCGATCGAGAGCGAAACGAAGGGCGTCTTTCGAGCGCTGCTGGAGTCGCGCGGCCCGGTGAGCTTCGGCCAGGATCCCGCGATGCCGCTGCCGGGCGCGGTGGCGGCCGAGTTCGGCATCCAGTCACAGCTCGCCATGGCGATCTTCCCGAAGGGGCGGCGACCGTGGATGTTCGTCGTGCACCAGTGTTCGCACCCGCGGGTCTGGTCGCCGGAGGATGTGCGTCTCTTCGAGGCGATCGGCCATCGACTGGGCGACAGCCTGACCAACCTGCTGGCCTTTCGCGAGCTGCGCGAGAGCGAGCTGCGCCTGCGCACCCTCGTCGAGACCATCCCGGATCTCGTCTGGCTGAAAGACCCGCAAGGGGTCTACCTCAGTTGCAACCCGCAGTTCGAGCGGCTCTACGGGGCGAGCGAGGCCGAGATCGTCGGCAAGACCGACGACGCCTTCGTCAGCCGGGAAATGGCCGACTTCTTTCGCCGTCACGATCGCCGGGCAATGGCGGTCGGCGGCCCGATCCGCAACGAGGAGTGGCTGACTTTCGCCGACGGCGGGTACCGCGGCCTCTTCGAGACGGTCAAGACGCCGATGGTCGACGCCGGCGGCAGCCTCGTCGGCGTGCTGGGCGTGGCACGCGACATCAGCGAGCGCAAGGCGGCCGAGGACGAGCTGCGCGCGACGCGCGACGAGATCCACCGGCTGAACGCGGAGCTCGAGGCGCGGGTCCGCGAGCGGACGCAGCAGCTCGAGGCCGCCAGCCTCGACCTGGAGAGCTTCAGCTACTCGGTCTCGCACGACCTGCGGACGCCGCTGCGGGCGATCGACGGCTACGCGGCGCTCCTCGCCGAAGAGTACGAGCCCCACTTCGATGCCGAAGCGCTGCGTCTCTTCGCCCGGATCCGCGAGAACGCCCAGCGGATGGGGCGGCTGATCGACGGCATCCTCGACTTCTCCCGTGCCGGCCGCGTCAGCCTGGCGCTCGCCGATCTCGAGATGGCGTCGCTCGCTCGCGAGGCCTGGCAGGGGTTGGAGCCGCGCTGGCAGGGGAGGGCCGTCGAGCTCCGGATCCACGAGTTGCCCCAGGCCGCCGGCGACGCGGTGGCGGTGCGGCAGATTTTCGAGAATCTGCTCGGCAACGCCCTGAAATTCACGCGGAGTCGCGAGCTGGCGGTGATCGAAGTGGGCGGTGAGCGGAGCGGCGAAGAGGTGACCTTCTACGTCCGCGACAACGGCGAGGGCTACGATCCCGCCTTCGCGACGAACCTCTTCGGCCTCTTCCATCGCCTCCATCGTCCCGAGGAGGTCGAGGGCACGGGGGTGGGCTTGGCGATCGTCAAGCGCTTCGTCGAGAAGCTCGGCGGTCGCGTCTGGACGGAGGGCCGACCCGGCGAGGGAGCGACCTTCTGGTTCACCCTCCAGCCGCCGAACGGGAGAGGCCGCTCGATCGATCCGAGCTGA